From the Flavobacterium gyeonganense genome, the window ATTTAAAAAAACTGAAACAGAAAGAATAATTCGTTTCAAAAAAATCCCGATTACATGACGCAATCGGGAAATTATTTAGTTTTTAAAAGGTATATGGTTCAGGCTATTTCTTCTTCATAATGATTTCCATGCTTTTATATTCCTTATCATTTTTTGTATCGTACATTTCCATTTTACGTGTTCTAGCATCCACGATAGTGTAGACTTCACGATATGGTGTTTTTTTTCCGTTTATCGGATTTACCATGTCGCCTTTAAGTTCCATACTTTTTGTCTTTTCATCATATTTTCCTGTGGCAACCATCATACCGGTTCCCATGTTATCAATAAAAGTAGTGGTATATTCTTTACTTGCATTGTTATAGGCTAGTGTAGATTTTCCTTCAAATGGCTGTCCCATCATCGTTCCCTTGTAATTGGCTTCCTGATAACGGCCACCGAGGATCATTTTTATATTTGCCGTAGAACTTGCCTTTTCAGGTTTACCTCCTTCCTCTTCCCAAAAAGTCATATCACAATTCCATGTTCCGGTCTCATCTGCCATCATTTTATGAGGAGAACCCGGTGTTGCATAATCCATCCAGGCTTTCATTTGTGCAGCAGAATCTAAAGGTTTTTCAGCCATTGTATCTTCTGCTTTTATGCTATCGGCAGGATTAGTAGTTTCTAATACCGTTTTTACTTCTTTTTTACAGGAAGAAAAACACAAAACTAATATCAGTGTTATAAACAAGTTTTTCATAATTATCTGATTAAGTGTTAATTATAACCAAAAGTACGAAAAATAAAATTTATCTCTTCTCTATTTTGACTGATTTTATAATGGCTTCTAATTCTAACATTAAATCCCGTTCCTGATTTGATGGTGAATAACAGAAACCTTCAATGACCAAAATTCGATTGTAAGCTTCATCAATTATGGCGTAATTGATAAAAGGTCCTGTCATAAAATCGTTTTTTAATTCCCAGGTTCCTTTGGTTTCAAAAGCCTTTTTACCGTTTAAATTTGTAATTGAGAAATAAGGCGCATAATCTTCGCCCGTAATCATATGTGTATTGGGTTCACGCCCTTTAATGTAATGCCCTACAGAGTCACGCATTCTGATAATATTACCTACAACGTCAAGATTTTTAGTAAGCCCGTTTAACGGAATCTGATAAATAAGCAGGCTTGTATTACCACTAATAATTTCTTTTTTAAGCCAGATGAAATTTTTTTTGTGCAGCATATATTCATATCCGACCGGGATTTGAAGATCAATATGAAACTTATTTTTAATAACGGCAGGATTCAAAAGTGATTTGCTGTTATCCTGCTGTACTTTCTTGATCTCGGTTTCCCGAATTGCCCGAATAATTTCTGGAGAATTCATTTCGATACTGCAAATGAGGTCTTCAATTGATTTTCCGTAGATCCTGAAAGTATTGTGAGGCAAAGTTTTATCATTGGTTTTAACCTCAAATTTGTCTACGGCTGACTTTTTAACTACAATAATACTTCGGCTATCGGTTACAAAACCTTCAAGGAGTTTTGCCGGATATTGATTGATTGTAAACAAGGGCTCTTCTTGTGTAAGACCCAAAACCGGTGAAGCAAATTTATTTCGGATGCTGTCACCAACTTCGCCATACCACAACTGATCGTCAATAATGATAGAAATTGTATTAGTTTTTCCTGGTTTTTCCTTTTCCTTGTTTTCGTTCTTTTGAAAACAGGAAACCAGTAAAACGCAAACTAGCAGAAACAAAAAATGGGTTTTATTCATTTTTATACTTTTATGAAATA encodes:
- a CDS encoding DUF1579 domain-containing protein, with amino-acid sequence MKNLFITLILVLCFSSCKKEVKTVLETTNPADSIKAEDTMAEKPLDSAAQMKAWMDYATPGSPHKMMADETGTWNCDMTFWEEEGGKPEKASSTANIKMILGGRYQEANYKGTMMGQPFEGKSTLAYNNASKEYTTTFIDNMGTGMMVATGKYDEKTKSMELKGDMVNPINGKKTPYREVYTIVDARTRKMEMYDTKNDKEYKSMEIIMKKK
- a CDS encoding DUF4837 family protein; translated protein: MNKTHFLFLLVCVLLVSCFQKNENKEKEKPGKTNTISIIIDDQLWYGEVGDSIRNKFASPVLGLTQEEPLFTINQYPAKLLEGFVTDSRSIIVVKKSAVDKFEVKTNDKTLPHNTFRIYGKSIEDLICSIEMNSPEIIRAIRETEIKKVQQDNSKSLLNPAVIKNKFHIDLQIPVGYEYMLHKKNFIWLKKEIISGNTSLLIYQIPLNGLTKNLDVVGNIIRMRDSVGHYIKGREPNTHMITGEDYAPYFSITNLNGKKAFETKGTWELKNDFMTGPFINYAIIDEAYNRILVIEGFCYSPSNQERDLMLELEAIIKSVKIEKR